The proteins below come from a single Chitinophaga pinensis DSM 2588 genomic window:
- a CDS encoding ATP-binding protein — MMIENIKPREATSIINSLLGGVVPKTGVQHITVGRSAEIQAFINALEDVKNGHSMVKFWIGDFGSGKSFMMHLLNTVAMKQKFVVANADFTPQNRIYANDGKSLALYTAIIDNLAIQTKPEGGALSTLMEKWIEQIITKAAQENNISIEDIRNEQYEKLIQDYIMRTVNELTDVGGFDFGLVIMKYYQGYIKDDELLRKNALRWLKGEYHTKTEARQDLGVRDIIGDDNFYDMLKNFCKLFVSIGYSGFMINLDEAINLYKIPTAVMREKNYEKILSIYNDCFQGKVSNLFFNFAGTREFLENERRGLFSYQALKSRLETNKFESQEIRDFAQPVIRLMPLNETEIFVLLQKLKQVFDINYKTNVDITSEDIQLFMEELFNRPGASEFLTPREVIRDFLNIMSILRQNPGFDKAKLFADIEVKDERPVEEDLENIKEI; from the coding sequence ATGATGATAGAAAACATTAAACCACGGGAAGCCACATCCATTATAAACTCCCTCTTAGGCGGCGTTGTTCCCAAAACAGGTGTACAACATATCACTGTAGGCCGTTCTGCAGAAATACAGGCATTTATAAATGCCCTGGAAGACGTTAAGAACGGACACAGTATGGTGAAGTTCTGGATCGGCGATTTCGGTTCGGGTAAGTCATTTATGATGCACCTACTGAATACCGTGGCAATGAAGCAGAAGTTTGTTGTAGCCAATGCTGATTTTACGCCGCAAAACCGCATATATGCCAATGATGGTAAGTCCCTGGCATTATATACCGCAATCATCGATAACCTGGCGATACAAACCAAACCGGAAGGCGGCGCATTGTCTACCCTGATGGAAAAATGGATCGAACAGATCATCACGAAAGCTGCGCAGGAAAACAATATATCTATCGAGGATATCAGGAATGAACAGTACGAAAAACTGATCCAGGATTATATCATGCGCACCGTCAACGAACTGACGGACGTAGGCGGTTTTGATTTCGGTCTGGTGATCATGAAGTATTACCAGGGCTATATCAAAGATGATGAATTACTCCGGAAAAATGCCCTTCGCTGGCTGAAAGGAGAATACCATACCAAAACAGAAGCCAGACAGGATCTGGGTGTAAGGGATATCATCGGTGATGATAACTTCTATGATATGCTGAAGAACTTCTGTAAACTGTTTGTCAGCATCGGGTATAGCGGTTTTATGATCAACCTGGACGAGGCAATCAATCTCTATAAGATCCCTACGGCTGTCATGCGGGAGAAAAACTATGAGAAGATCCTGAGCATCTATAACGACTGTTTCCAGGGTAAAGTCAGCAACCTGTTCTTCAACTTTGCCGGCACCCGCGAGTTCCTGGAAAATGAAAGAAGGGGCTTGTTCAGTTACCAGGCGCTGAAATCAAGACTGGAAACAAACAAGTTTGAATCGCAGGAAATCAGGGATTTCGCACAACCAGTGATCCGCCTGATGCCCTTAAATGAAACAGAGATTTTTGTACTGCTGCAAAAGCTGAAACAGGTTTTTGATATCAATTACAAAACCAATGTAGACATCACCAGTGAAGATATACAACTGTTCATGGAAGAACTGTTCAACAGACCGGGCGCCAGCGAATTCCTGACACCCAGGGAAGTGATCAGGGACTTCCTGAATATCATGAGCATACTCCGGCAAAACCCTGGTTTTGACAAAGCAAAACTCTTTGCTGATATAGAAGTAAAGGACGAAAGACCAGTAGAGGAAGACCTTGAAAATATCAAGGAAATATGA
- a CDS encoding DEAD/DEAH box helicase: MSEFALLSEPIRRYINDKRWGAFRPIQSAAIKRILGTEDNYILVSRTASGKTEAAFLPILSKVDFKEPGVQVLYVSPLIALINDQFVRVEDLCRYIDVSITRWHGEANQAAKKKLLKQPEGVLLITPESIESLFTNHPEHARALFSRLKFIVIDEIHTFLGSDRGMHLRSLLSRINDLAADKKPRIVGLSATVGDYEEPKRFTGDPAHTKVLIDPTAKGINARFKYFKQEDEYTPQFIEELYNQVKDSKVLIFPNTRGNAEEIAVKLKRVSERKKGHPYFFSHHSAVDKELREYVEDFAKTNKRNNFCIACTSTLELGIDIGTVETVIQVDATHSIASLIQRVGRSGRREGHESQLLLYATEHWSTLQSFACWELFKEQFVEPVYSQEKPYDLMFHQTLSILKETNGLGRQALLQRLQNNPVFSRFSAAEIDSLLDYMIKSEYIEDLRRELIVGAEGEKLTTSRDFYSMFMSAVMLKVIHAGVTIGELELTPWLEVNDNILLSAKIWKIADIDLKAKKIFVIPANDGKKPVFTSGSGDVHPRIRQKMMELLNADLNRDEADDSAIDSVNEIKLLFKDFRLDHLSAVRPAIVKHKEIDIYTFTGTKINETLFFLIKTLHIAAELEDRKSRLRVFDNSINLNELVANLRHQLLNIKMHVSTLFENGEDGFRLSKWAVYLPVELKVEYVLQNSFDIPGTTAFLEGLQLATPILAETIVK; this comes from the coding sequence ATGAGTGAATTTGCTTTACTCTCAGAACCGATACGCCGGTATATCAATGACAAACGATGGGGAGCCTTCCGACCGATACAGTCCGCCGCTATTAAGCGGATCCTGGGTACGGAAGACAATTATATACTCGTATCCAGAACAGCTTCCGGCAAAACGGAAGCCGCCTTTCTGCCTATTCTCTCCAAAGTGGATTTTAAAGAGCCGGGTGTACAGGTGCTGTATGTCTCCCCGTTGATCGCATTGATCAACGACCAGTTTGTGCGTGTGGAAGACCTTTGCCGCTATATAGACGTCAGTATCACCAGGTGGCACGGAGAGGCCAATCAGGCGGCTAAAAAGAAGCTGTTGAAACAACCGGAAGGGGTTTTACTGATAACGCCGGAGTCGATAGAATCTCTTTTCACCAATCACCCGGAACATGCCAGAGCGCTGTTCTCTCGTTTGAAGTTCATTGTAATAGACGAGATCCATACTTTCCTGGGTAGCGACAGAGGGATGCACCTGCGTTCATTATTGTCCAGGATCAATGATCTTGCTGCTGACAAGAAGCCGCGTATTGTGGGGCTTTCGGCGACGGTAGGCGACTATGAGGAGCCTAAACGTTTTACCGGCGATCCTGCTCATACAAAGGTCCTGATCGATCCTACAGCAAAGGGAATTAATGCCCGTTTCAAGTACTTCAAACAGGAGGACGAATACACTCCGCAGTTCATCGAAGAACTGTATAACCAGGTAAAAGACAGTAAAGTACTCATCTTCCCCAATACCCGTGGGAATGCGGAGGAAATAGCCGTGAAGCTCAAACGGGTGTCCGAAAGGAAGAAAGGACACCCTTATTTCTTTTCACACCATTCGGCGGTCGACAAGGAACTAAGGGAATATGTGGAAGATTTTGCCAAAACCAACAAGCGTAATAACTTCTGTATTGCCTGTACCTCTACGCTGGAACTGGGTATCGATATCGGTACCGTAGAAACCGTGATACAGGTAGACGCAACTCATTCCATCGCTTCTCTTATTCAGCGCGTAGGACGTAGCGGCAGAAGAGAAGGACACGAAAGCCAGCTGTTATTATACGCAACAGAACATTGGTCTACCTTACAGTCATTTGCCTGCTGGGAGCTGTTCAAAGAACAGTTCGTTGAACCGGTTTACAGTCAGGAAAAGCCATATGACTTAATGTTTCATCAGACATTATCCATCCTGAAAGAGACAAATGGTTTAGGCAGACAGGCGCTGTTGCAAAGGCTGCAAAATAATCCTGTATTCAGCCGTTTCAGCGCCGCTGAGATAGATTCCCTGCTGGATTATATGATTAAGTCGGAATATATAGAAGACCTGCGCAGGGAATTGATTGTAGGGGCTGAAGGAGAAAAGCTGACGACTTCCCGGGACTTTTACTCCATGTTTATGTCCGCAGTCATGCTGAAGGTGATTCATGCAGGCGTCACTATCGGGGAACTGGAATTAACACCCTGGCTGGAGGTAAACGACAACATCTTACTGTCGGCTAAAATCTGGAAGATTGCCGATATTGACCTGAAGGCAAAGAAGATATTCGTCATCCCTGCCAATGACGGCAAGAAACCGGTATTTACCAGCGGTAGCGGAGATGTACATCCCCGTATCAGACAGAAAATGATGGAATTGCTGAATGCTGATTTAAACAGGGATGAAGCAGATGATAGTGCGATTGACAGTGTTAATGAAATCAAACTGTTATTTAAGGACTTCAGACTGGATCATCTGTCTGCCGTGCGGCCGGCGATCGTAAAGCATAAGGAGATAGATATCTATACCTTTACAGGAACTAAGATCAATGAAACCTTATTCTTCCTTATCAAAACACTGCATATCGCGGCTGAACTGGAGGACAGAAAAAGCAGGCTCAGGGTGTTTGATAACAGTATCAATCTGAACGAGCTGGTTGCTAATCTGCGGCATCAGTTATTGAACATAAAGATGCATGTAAGCACCCTGTTTGAAAATGGGGAAGATGGCTTCCGGTTAAGCAAATGGGCCGTTTATCTGCCTGTTGAGTTAAAGGTGGAATATGTATTGCAAAACAGCTTTGACATCCCCGGGACTACCGCATTCCTGGAAGGACTGCAACTGGCGACACCGATCCTGGCGGAGACTATTGTTAAATAA
- a CDS encoding VOC family protein: MASLNPYLLFNGTCEEAFNLYKSVFGGEFQMISKFKDMPGEGVDPKYAEHIMHVALPVGGKDILMGSDCGPESANIRIGTNFSVAISTASEEETRKIFDGLAAGGKVTMPLDKTFWAPLFGMVTDKFDINWMVSFDVQPQ; this comes from the coding sequence ATGGCTTCATTGAATCCTTACCTGCTTTTTAATGGTACCTGCGAGGAAGCGTTCAACCTTTACAAGTCTGTGTTTGGAGGAGAATTCCAAATGATATCCAAGTTCAAAGACATGCCCGGAGAAGGGGTCGATCCAAAGTATGCCGAGCATATCATGCATGTTGCATTACCTGTGGGGGGTAAAGACATCCTGATGGGCAGTGATTGCGGTCCGGAGAGTGCCAATATTCGGATTGGTACTAACTTTTCCGTAGCCATCTCAACGGCTTCCGAAGAAGAAACCAGGAAGATCTTCGACGGACTGGCAGCCGGCGGTAAAGTCACTATGCCGCTGGATAAGACTTTCTGGGCCCCTTTGTTTGGTATGGTTACCGACAAATTCGACATCAACTGGATGGTGAGTTTTGACGTACAACCCCAGTAA
- a CDS encoding acyltransferase family protein produces the protein MNNSGRLLSLDVMRGLIMILLAGESCRVYESLHEWHDNAFIRQFFHHPWHGLRFWDLVQPAFMLMAGTAMYISYQSKLRKGVSWSQNFKHILIRSLKLFLLGTGLHCIYAGKLVWELWNVLTQLSITGIIAYLVIGRSYTFQMVTGFLLILLNDVLYRTILVPGFDQPFVEYHNFGAYMDTLLMGKINQDGWVAINIIPTAAHTIWGVTAGKLLSSAMNSSRKTALLAIAGAILLVLGFGVDLAGISPIIKRISTAGFVMASAGWVLLILSFLYWWIDIKDHRRYTWIPVVVGMNAIFIYVFFETVGAQWVNGVVAIFIPWHIAAALVTWGLEWGLCYWLYKKGIFFKL, from the coding sequence ATGAATAATTCCGGTCGTTTATTATCGCTGGACGTCATGCGTGGACTGATCATGATATTGCTGGCGGGAGAGAGCTGCCGGGTATATGAATCGCTCCATGAATGGCATGACAACGCTTTTATCAGACAGTTCTTTCATCATCCCTGGCATGGCCTTCGCTTCTGGGACCTGGTACAACCGGCATTCATGCTGATGGCGGGTACCGCTATGTATATCTCGTATCAAAGTAAGCTGAGAAAAGGCGTTTCCTGGTCGCAGAACTTCAAACACATCCTCATTCGTAGTCTGAAACTATTCCTGTTAGGAACAGGCTTGCATTGCATTTATGCAGGCAAACTGGTATGGGAGCTCTGGAATGTGCTGACACAATTGTCCATAACAGGCATTATTGCGTACCTGGTCATCGGACGTTCTTATACTTTTCAGATGGTTACCGGCTTTCTGCTGATATTACTCAATGATGTGTTATACCGGACTATCCTGGTACCTGGTTTTGACCAGCCTTTTGTGGAGTACCATAATTTCGGCGCTTACATGGATACCTTATTGATGGGCAAGATTAACCAGGATGGCTGGGTAGCGATCAATATCATTCCGACGGCAGCACATACCATATGGGGTGTAACGGCAGGTAAATTGCTTTCCTCCGCAATGAATAGCAGCCGTAAAACCGCCCTGTTAGCGATAGCGGGCGCTATTTTGCTTGTTTTAGGATTTGGAGTGGACCTGGCCGGTATTTCACCGATCATCAAAAGAATCAGTACCGCAGGCTTTGTAATGGCATCTGCCGGCTGGGTATTGCTGATACTGTCATTTTTATACTGGTGGATTGACATAAAAGATCACCGGCGTTATACCTGGATACCTGTAGTAGTAGGCATGAATGCCATATTTATCTATGTCTTTTTCGAAACGGTGGGTGCACAATGGGTCAATGGGGTGGTTGCGATCTTCATTCCCTGGCATATCGCTGCAGCATTAGTGACGTGGGGACTGGAATGGGGCTTGTGTTACTGGTTGTATAAGAAAGGGATCTTTTTCAAGTTATAG
- a CDS encoding alkaline phosphatase family protein, whose amino-acid sequence MKRFYAIAGGLLLTLSAAAQKVNHVVLITIDGFRPDFYQDASWGMNNLRMMKDSGVSADGVNCVFPSVTYPDHTTIITGVKPAKHGIYYNAPFEEGKASGKWYWYYNAIKVPTLYDAVHAAGKTNANVIWPVSVGAPVDYNIPDVWPLGKKTDRRDATAAATTPASLWQEIQNNATGKLGPEDFTMVREELVMDENVARMGAYIITKYKPAFTTLHLACADHYEHMQGRDGLLVRKAVSGADRAIGTILEALIRAGIKDSTAVIVTGDHGFVNIKQSFSPNVLLAEAGLIKDIDKADWKARFHASGGSAFLHLKDKNDKQSLEKVKEILAHLPADQQQLFRVIDRKQLDAIGADPNAVLALAAVPGVTIGGAVKGAVLKDAKGGTHGYYPDFHEIQTGFVAYGPGIAKGNNLKEMDLTDVAPLIAKLLGLQFNTADGKVPAGVLK is encoded by the coding sequence ATGAAGCGTTTCTATGCAATCGCGGGCGGACTGCTGTTAACATTGTCAGCCGCCGCACAAAAGGTAAACCACGTAGTACTGATCACTATTGACGGATTCCGTCCCGACTTCTACCAGGACGCCTCCTGGGGAATGAACAACCTTCGTATGATGAAGGACAGCGGTGTATCAGCAGATGGCGTAAACTGTGTATTCCCGAGTGTTACATATCCGGATCACACGACGATTATTACCGGGGTAAAACCAGCCAAACACGGTATCTATTACAATGCGCCTTTTGAAGAGGGGAAAGCCAGCGGCAAATGGTACTGGTATTATAACGCGATCAAGGTACCAACACTGTACGACGCCGTACATGCAGCTGGTAAAACCAACGCGAACGTAATCTGGCCGGTATCTGTAGGCGCACCGGTAGATTACAATATTCCGGATGTATGGCCCCTGGGCAAAAAAACGGACAGGAGAGACGCCACCGCTGCCGCAACAACACCAGCGTCTCTGTGGCAGGAAATACAGAACAATGCCACCGGAAAGCTGGGTCCTGAAGATTTCACCATGGTCAGGGAAGAACTGGTAATGGACGAAAACGTAGCCAGAATGGGCGCTTATATCATCACTAAATACAAACCCGCTTTTACGACCTTACACCTGGCCTGCGCTGACCACTATGAGCATATGCAGGGCAGAGATGGTTTGCTGGTAAGAAAAGCCGTAAGTGGTGCAGACAGGGCAATCGGTACGATACTGGAAGCGCTGATCAGAGCCGGTATCAAAGACAGTACGGCTGTTATCGTTACAGGCGACCACGGATTTGTAAATATTAAACAGTCATTTTCTCCGAACGTATTACTTGCTGAAGCAGGACTGATTAAAGACATCGATAAGGCAGACTGGAAAGCGCGTTTCCATGCCTCCGGCGGTTCTGCATTCCTGCATCTGAAAGATAAGAACGACAAACAGTCACTGGAGAAAGTAAAAGAAATACTCGCACATCTGCCAGCCGATCAACAGCAATTATTCAGGGTGATCGATCGTAAACAGCTGGATGCAATCGGTGCAGATCCCAATGCGGTACTGGCATTGGCTGCTGTTCCGGGTGTAACAATCGGAGGCGCTGTAAAAGGTGCAGTACTGAAAGATGCAAAAGGTGGAACACACGGTTACTACCCTGATTTCCATGAAATACAGACCGGTTTTGTAGCATATGGGCCTGGTATTGCAAAAGGAAATAACCTGAAGGAAATGGACCTGACGGATGTAGCGCCGCTGATTGCAAAACTGCTTGGCTTACAGTTTAACACGGCCGACGGAAAAGTGCCTGCCGGCGTACTGAAATAA
- a CDS encoding tellurite resistance TerB C-terminal domain-containing protein: protein MMDGFFREEWTNYLKSYGFPGNPKENFYEIANKTVSLLQKDEITLLNKALLNQQVYTGIAPVRVIPYEYDCLFEGTLQLLLADHYDEQQLVTVYKQVISYHQERQQLADPGTTAPALPPPPAYNGIDVIDISQEGSIIDYSETPPPAVTPAATTDNTPSYYEENAKLGHRFKEKLYLNVREAEWLNKFWNPDNIFLSVEGCCIAVIRLYLACIKAIDKVYKQQDSSFETCISNLTDNAMQVLYPGKSKNDAVYYRERLESDIYLTIFKRAENAVREKYRQKRKLNEDFPYDKYSAAFEEQVGQFVAEALVSREKAIPPADRVTEIQLNAQNNTRWRLYFDEIEQKVSKDNYAGCISEVMQLAALNINNPQKENIFFEASKLFASYDRQDAVRFYLKYLHADLRSEKADQKQLPKNIHKSLFKTEQEKQSFELVAGNLVQTLNLKAALEEVPGIFAKKRKTVQLDAAAIEAVISAHNETVESLNKLLQDDEPEEAPGLPPIASITLLPPVVEIKTESAIAFAEGIVLNTHQEELLSVFKENAFSLPAEKVGHFAKERKLFRDQLIESINSSCYEVLDDLLIEEYDDTYTITESYFQTITV, encoded by the coding sequence ATGATGGACGGATTTTTCAGGGAGGAATGGACAAATTACCTTAAATCTTATGGTTTTCCAGGCAACCCTAAAGAGAACTTTTACGAGATAGCGAATAAAACGGTCTCCCTGCTCCAGAAGGACGAGATCACGCTTTTAAACAAGGCATTATTAAACCAACAGGTATATACCGGCATCGCTCCTGTAAGGGTTATTCCTTATGAATATGACTGCTTATTTGAAGGTACGCTCCAGCTCCTGCTGGCGGATCATTATGATGAACAGCAACTGGTAACCGTGTATAAACAAGTGATCAGCTATCATCAGGAACGTCAGCAACTTGCCGATCCAGGCACAACAGCCCCTGCTTTGCCTCCTCCGCCTGCCTATAATGGAATCGACGTGATCGACATCAGCCAGGAAGGCAGTATCATCGATTATAGCGAAACACCTCCGCCTGCTGTTACGCCGGCGGCTACTACGGATAATACGCCCAGCTATTATGAGGAGAATGCCAAACTGGGGCATCGGTTTAAAGAGAAGCTATATCTCAATGTACGGGAGGCTGAGTGGCTGAATAAGTTCTGGAATCCGGACAATATCTTCCTGTCCGTAGAAGGCTGCTGTATCGCTGTTATCCGTTTATACCTGGCTTGTATCAAGGCCATCGATAAAGTATATAAACAACAGGACAGTTCATTTGAGACCTGTATCAGCAACCTGACCGATAATGCGATGCAGGTGCTTTACCCGGGTAAATCAAAGAACGATGCGGTCTATTACCGGGAAAGGCTGGAAAGCGATATTTACCTGACTATTTTCAAACGGGCGGAAAATGCAGTACGTGAAAAATATCGTCAGAAAAGAAAATTGAACGAGGATTTTCCTTACGATAAATATAGTGCCGCATTTGAAGAGCAGGTAGGTCAATTTGTTGCCGAGGCGCTTGTCAGCAGAGAAAAGGCCATCCCTCCTGCCGACAGGGTCACGGAAATTCAGCTGAATGCCCAGAACAATACCCGGTGGCGTTTATACTTTGACGAGATCGAGCAGAAAGTCAGCAAGGATAACTATGCCGGATGCATCAGCGAAGTAATGCAACTGGCCGCATTGAATATCAACAATCCACAGAAGGAAAACATCTTCTTTGAAGCCTCCAAACTCTTTGCCTCCTACGATCGCCAGGATGCAGTCAGGTTCTACCTGAAGTACCTGCATGCCGATTTGCGCTCTGAAAAGGCCGACCAGAAGCAGCTGCCTAAAAACATCCATAAAAGCCTGTTTAAAACAGAACAGGAAAAGCAGTCTTTTGAGCTGGTAGCGGGTAACCTGGTACAGACGCTTAATCTGAAGGCAGCATTGGAAGAGGTACCTGGTATTTTCGCCAAGAAGAGAAAAACTGTGCAACTGGACGCCGCTGCTATTGAAGCCGTCATCTCCGCACATAATGAAACAGTAGAAAGCCTGAATAAATTATTACAGGACGACGAACCGGAAGAAGCGCCCGGTTTACCTCCGATAGCCTCCATCACGCTGCTGCCTCCGGTGGTAGAGATAAAAACAGAAAGCGCCATCGCCTTTGCAGAAGGGATTGTGTTAAATACGCACCAGGAAGAACTACTGTCCGTATTCAAAGAAAATGCCTTTTCCCTGCCTGCAGAGAAGGTGGGTCATTTCGCCAAAGAAAGAAAACTCTTCCGCGATCAGCTGATCGAAAGCATCAATAGCAGTTGCTATGAGGTGCTGGACGACCTGCTCATTGAGGAATATGACGATACTTATACCATCACCGAAAGTTATTTTCAAACCATTACCGTATGA
- a CDS encoding PKD domain-containing protein, giving the protein MQLRYLFLSIITAAFLSGCSDKDKVTPDADLFYEVSINGNDVTFSNKTAGAVSYKWDFGDGTSSEEESPVHTYPGKGKYVPTLYATTKEGKVTEGSTVVYIAKSSPVKMNDNTLSDWDEVTDYQVTSGAGETYFRKAKFDYDASYVYVYLEVNSRAANADIYDFYMDTDNNPGTGLLTGTFPGGGYDVLLEGAVLADWFDAFYHKGAQDAFTFDASGVTEFVTVGATQQEGNVLKFELRLSRAKLKGLAATTALRLGIQATKGDWSATLGNMPDGSTSVLINFE; this is encoded by the coding sequence ATGCAACTCAGATATCTCTTTTTAAGCATTATAACAGCCGCATTTCTCAGTGGATGCAGCGATAAAGATAAAGTAACACCGGATGCTGATCTGTTCTACGAAGTGAGTATTAACGGGAATGACGTCACTTTTAGCAATAAGACCGCCGGCGCCGTCTCCTACAAATGGGATTTTGGAGATGGTACCAGCTCTGAGGAGGAAAGCCCGGTGCATACCTATCCGGGGAAAGGAAAATATGTACCGACCCTGTATGCCACCACAAAAGAGGGTAAGGTGACCGAGGGATCTACCGTTGTTTATATTGCGAAGTCTTCCCCTGTGAAAATGAATGACAATACTTTGTCCGACTGGGATGAGGTAACCGATTACCAGGTTACTTCCGGTGCGGGAGAAACCTATTTCAGAAAGGCTAAATTTGATTACGACGCGTCTTATGTATACGTATACCTGGAGGTGAATTCCAGGGCGGCCAATGCCGATATTTATGACTTCTACATGGATACGGATAACAACCCTGGTACCGGTCTGCTGACAGGCACGTTCCCGGGCGGAGGTTATGATGTATTGCTGGAAGGCGCTGTACTGGCCGACTGGTTTGATGCTTTCTATCATAAAGGCGCACAGGACGCTTTTACATTTGATGCTTCCGGTGTGACGGAGTTCGTTACAGTGGGGGCCACGCAGCAGGAGGGAAATGTGCTGAAGTTTGAGCTGCGTCTGTCCCGTGCGAAACTGAAAGGGCTGGCGGCTACAACAGCCCTGCGCCTGGGTATTCAGGCTACGAAAGGAGATTGGTCTGCTACCCTGGGCAATATGCCCGATGGCAGCACATCCGTATTGATCAATTTTGAGTAA
- a CDS encoding DinB family protein yields the protein MTQELISTPSVITPAELLTHWQGHRTLTRKVIEAFPEKDLFSFSVGGMRPFAELALEMISMNDPGIDGILTGKWSTDFSTYENGRGPKTKADLLALWDQLTEKLNRLWPQIPVARFHEIDLAFGQWEGPIYFILFYWIDNEIHHRAQGYVYLRALGIEPPAFWDRQ from the coding sequence ATGACACAGGAACTGATCAGCACACCATCTGTTATTACCCCGGCGGAACTGCTCACTCACTGGCAGGGACACCGCACATTAACCCGTAAAGTCATTGAAGCATTTCCGGAGAAAGACCTGTTTTCATTTTCTGTCGGCGGTATGCGTCCTTTCGCAGAACTGGCGCTGGAAATGATCAGTATGAATGACCCAGGTATTGATGGTATACTTACCGGTAAATGGTCAACCGACTTTTCTACGTATGAAAACGGCCGTGGTCCGAAAACAAAAGCCGACCTGCTGGCGCTCTGGGATCAACTAACGGAAAAGCTTAATCGTTTATGGCCACAAATACCTGTAGCGCGTTTTCATGAGATTGATCTGGCTTTTGGTCAGTGGGAAGGTCCTATTTATTTTATCCTGTTTTACTGGATCGATAATGAAATCCATCACAGGGCACAGGGGTATGTATATCTGCGGGCATTGGGTATTGAGCCACCTGCTTTCTGGGACAGACAATAA